TAAACCGAAAAGCAAAAATGCTAATCCGTCCAAATCATCGTTAATAGCTTTCGCAATCAAACCGAGTGCAAACACGGCAGTGGCAACCGCCCAAGATGCCATAATTAACACATCAAGTGTTTTGACTCTGTAAAAATAATAAATTGCCGGCATCCACAGTAGGAATAATAAAAACTCCTGATAATATCTTTTCGGATAACCGATGAAATAAAGACTAAGAAAACTGAAACAAACCATCGCCGTAACTAAAGCGGTTTGCGCGGCAATTCGGTTGAAAAGGAGAGGTGCTTTGCTTTTGTGTAAAAACTCGAAAAAGAGGCCGGCTGTCATGTTTAACAAAGCAAAAACAAACATCAAATGTTCTCTGCTAAATAACCAAAATCCCCAAAAGGTTCGGTGAACATCCGAATAAAGCGATAAAGTTAAATTCGCTAAACCCAACCAAATCAACCACATCCCGCTACTTCGGGAAGCAAACGCCAAAGGCGTTGTAAACAAAGTCCAGATAAGGAAAAGTTGCCACGGATCTTTGCCGGTTTGATAAGTTTGTCCAAATAATGCAAATAATGCACCAAACAACATCGTCATAAAAAATAGTGTCGAGGTACTGGCAATTGAAAATCTTCTGGTTTGGGTGTAGGCAATAAAAGCAACAACAATCAAGCCTTGCACAATGGCAAATTTGGTGAAATCCGAAATATCATCCCAGTTATAGGCAAAAAAGAAAATAATTCCGCTGGCAAGAGCTAAAACACCAAACCACAACATCATGGTTTTGATGTAGGTAAACCATTGTGCAGAAGTGTTTTTGCCACCTCCGAGTTCCAGAGCTTGTTCGA
This genomic interval from Gammaproteobacteria bacterium contains the following:
- a CDS encoding DUF2157 domain-containing protein — its product is MNEARQQMLKWQEQGLIDNSNIEQALELGGGKNTSAQWFTYIKTMMLWFGVLALASGIIFFFAYNWDDISDFTKFAIVQGLIVVAFIAYTQTRRFSIASTSTLFFMTMLFGALFALFGQTYQTGKDPWQLFLIWTLFTTPLAFASRSSGMWLIWLGLANLTLSLYSDVHRTFWGFWLFSREHLMFVFALLNMTAGLFFEFLHKSKAPLLFNRIAAQTALVTAMVCFSFLSLYFIGYPKRYYQEFLLFLLWMPAIYYFYRVKTLDVLIMASWAVATAVFALGLIAKAINDDLDGLAFLLFGLLIIGASTAIIKWLIYLLRESRATEENSHE